The genomic interval AACCTGTCCCTTTGTTTTTTCCACAAAAGATGCAAACAAGAGAGGGGAGATTTATGACAAATTTCAATCAAAATCAAACACCAATATTTACAGGATTAAGGGAATACCATAAAAGAGGTATTATCCCATTTGATGTTCCAGGCCATAAGCACGGTAAGGGGTTAAAAGAATTTACAGAATATGTAGGCAAGACAATAATGGAAATAGACGTAAATTCTATGAAGTGCTTAGATAATATCTGTAACCCCATTGGCGTCATTAAAGAGGCAGAAATCTTAGCGGCTGAAGCCTTCCATGCTGATCACGGGTATTTTTTAGTCAATGGAACAACCTCAGGAATTCAAACCATGATCATGAGTGCCTGCAGACCAGGAGAGAAGATTATTCTCCCTAGAAATGCCCATAAGTCTGCCATATCAGGGATTATATTGAGTGGCACCCTTCCTATTTATATACAGCCACAAATCAATGAAAAACTAGGGATTGCCATGGGTATTACCTTAGAAGACTTGGAAAAAACCATAGCTAGGCATCCTGATGCCAAGGCGGTTATGGTGATGAACCCAACCTATTATGGTGCCACCTCCAACCTAAAAGAAATAGTACTACTGGCCCGTCGCCATGGGATGGCAGTGTTGGTAGATGAAGCCCATGGGGCCCACCTAAGGTTCCATGAAGCTTTTCCTATTAGTGGAATGGAGGCGGGGGCAGATATGAGCGCCGTCAGCACCCATAAAACCGGAGGATCTCTGACCCAAAGCTCCCTTTTATTACTGAGGGAGGGTATGATAGATTCTGCCATCGTTAAGAAAAATTTGAACCTTATGCAAACCACCAGTGCCTCCTATTTATTAATGGCAAGCATTGATGTTGCCCGTAAGCAATTGGCTATGGAAGGACGAGCTATGCTAGAAAAGCTTTTGAAGCTCAGTAGGGAGGCTAGAAGGAAAATCAATGAAGTAGAAGGTTTATATGCCTTTGGGAAAGAGCTAATTGGCTCACCAGGGGTTCATCATTTTGATGAAAGCAAATTAGGGGTTTGTGTTGCAGGCTTAGGCATGACGGGCTATGAAGCCTACGATCTATTGAGGGATCAATACAATATTCAGGTGGAGTTAGGGGATTATCACAACGTTTTAGCCATCCTCAGTGTAGGAGATACGGCGCTTCAGCTAGAAGCCCTGGTAGAAGCCCTGAAGGATATAGCAACTAAATATAGAAAAGAAAAAGTTGTTAAAATTAAAAGTGGTGTCTTAAAAAATCCTGAGGTTGTTATATCTCCAAGGGATGCCTATTATAGCAATAAAAAGATTATAAAACTGGAGGATGCTGATGGAGAAATTAGTGGAGAAGCCATCATGGCTTATCCCCCTGGAATACCCATTATTGCTCCAGGGGAACGAATCACTCAGGAGATGATAGACTATATTTTTATGTTAAAGGAAGAAGGGAGCCTACTACAGGGAACCGATGATCCCTATATAAATTTTGTGAGGGTTTTAGGCCAGAAGTTTTAGCTTTTGTAGGGGTAAATTTTAGTTTTGCAAAAGTGGAAAATATGATTAAATTTATCCTGCTGTAGATTTTTATGACATAATTTGATATAATCTAATGCAGGTGTAATGATGCTGATATTGAGAACTAGATGAGATTGGGAAGTGAATAAAATGAAAATTTTTTTAAAAATATTTGGGGTAGCTTTTGTATGCTTTGTTTTATTGTTTGGCAGTATATTTTTTGCCTTTAACACCTTTATGAGGGAAAGATCTCCTAACGACAACTTACCTCCCATAAGGGATACAGAAGGCGCAGACCTTGAGGAGATGGAGCCTGAAATTAAGGACGAGCTTTTACGGGCTGCGGCAGAAAGTCGTCGGATAAATTTTATTGTCCTAGGACTAGAGGGAGTACGAAGTGATACGATGATGTTTATGTCCTTTGATCCAGAAGAAAAGGGACTAGATATTATATCAATACCTAGGGATACTTATTATCCAAGGGTGGGCTATGATGGGCCAGGGAAGGCTAAAATCAATGCAGCCTATGGAGACCATGGGGCAGTTGGTGTAAAGACCGTTGTCAGCGATCTTTTACTTGATATACCCGTGGATTACTATGTTACCATCACCTACAAAGGGGCTGAATCCATTGTCAATGCCATTGGGGGGGTTCCTGTCTATATACCAAAGCCTATGATATATAGGGATGACTATGACAAACCACCTTTAATTATCAACATACCAGCAGGCCAGCAGGTTTTAAATGGGGAGAATGCGGTAAAGTTTTTAAGATACCGTAAACCCACTCCCGGCAGTGGAGGACTGGATAGGGATGGTGATTTAGGAAGAATTCAAGCTCAACAGGAATTTATACAAGCGGCTCTGAAAAAAGCCATGAGCCTAGGGAACTTACCAGGATTGGTCACAAATACCTTTAGATTTGTAAGGACTGATATGGAGCTTCAAAACCTCCTACGACACGCCACAAGTGCGATAGGTCTAAACATGGAAAATGTCACCATGAACGTGCTTCCTGGAGAGGCTAGATATAAAGGTGGTGTATCCTACTACTTTTATGATCCAGTAGAAACCCGAGGACTTTTATTGGATATGTATGGGGTATCTAGAGAAAGTACCGATATACAAGAAAAAGAAGACGAATAAAAGATGGAGATCCTCCATCTTTTTTTTATACCTACCCTCTGTAGAAGTGGTTTGCCCTCTGGGAAAGCGACTTCCACAAAATCATAGATTTTGGGAATCTGCTTTTGGGAATCTGCTTTTAATTGGTAGATAATTCTTTATTTGGTATAATAAACTAGCATTATAGCATTAAATTGTTAGGAGGAATGTAACGGTGAAAGAAAAGTGGAGCCAGTATAAATCTATCATCATTTTAGGAATTATCATCACTTTATTTATAAGTGGTACTGTTTTTTATGAAAAGGGGACAAGCCCTGTTAGTCACTCCCCTAAAGGTGAAAATATTGTTGATGAAGGGGATACTATAGAAGAAGATTCTATAGAAGAAGTTACACCCTTATATTTGTATATGGAGGAAGATAATCTAGAGGATTTATATACGAGGGACCCCCTTGATAGCCAACGACTAGATGGTTATATAAAGCTTTCTCAACAGGAGGGGGAGGAAAGAAGGGTAGAGGTTCGATTCCGCGGTGACAGCACCAGATACCTACCTAAAAAGTCTTTTCATATCCGTTTTGAGGAGGGGCAGGACTTTATCTTTGGCAGCAATAGACTGAACTTAAATGCCTCCTATACAGATCCTTCCTTGATGAGGGAAAAGCTTGCCATGGACATGTTTAAGGAATTGGGATTACCAGCACCTAGGGCAAAATATATTGACCTATATATCAATGATATCTATGAGGGGCTGTATATCCACATAGAAAGGATTGATGAAAACCTATTAAAAAATGCAGGCTTAAACCCAAATGGAACCTTGGTTAGGGATGAATTTATAAGAAACATAGATAAAGAGGAAATAGACCGAAGCTCTTTATTTGGCTATAATATCGACAGTATAGAAGAAAAAGAAGACTTTTTAAAGGAAAATTTTGATTATCGCAATAAACCTGATTGGGGTGCTTTAGCCCAGCTTGCCAGCTGGATATATGATACACCAGCAGGAGAAGAATTTTATAGGGGATTTCAAGAGAAATTTTATCTCGAGGAATTTATAGACTGGTTGGCTATTCATTTCCTTATAGGGGATGTAGACTCCTTTGGAGATGATTATTGGCTCTACATTGACCACCAGGCTCCTAATGGGAGGTGGAGGCTTATACCTTGGGATAAGGATTTAACCTTCGGTTCCACCTTTAGACCGGGGGAATATGTGGACAATAATTTTTTTGCCTACGAATATCATATGATTCAGCACGGACACCGTAACAATGATATCATAACAAAATTTATGACGACAGATGAACTAAGGCAGAAGCTTTACGATAGAATGGAGTACCTTATGGAGGAAACATTTTCCCCTAACTACTTTAAGAGAAAAACTTCAAACCTTAGGAAAGCCATTGAGGACAGCGTTGGCATTCAACCATCTGAAGAAGCCTTTCGTCTTCATTCCCAGAATCATCATGGGGACTTAGGAGATGATGACTACTATATAGAAAATATATTGGATTTTATAGAGCTGAGGTATGGGTATTTAAAAACCCATATTAAACAGGACAAAAGAGATAGGTATAGGGCTGAAATCCAGTTAGCCAATTATAAAGCAGGAGATACCCTATACTTTACAGATGGTAGAGGATGGACCATGGGAAAATTAGAAGTCCATGCTATAAAGGGGGGAGATAGTATCCTTATGGAGGTAGAAGAAATAGAGGACATCCTCCCCATCAATAGGCTATGGAAAATCACCACCAACGCTGAAAAAATCTCTGGACAATTAACCCTTTACTATCGGAATGACATCTATTACTTTGGTAGAGAAAATTGGTATCATGAAGATAGCCCCCTAGGCAACCAGTGGAGCTTGGTGATAGGACGATACAACAAAGGAGAAATAGAAACCCTAGAATCCACAGTAAACCCCTATTCCAATAAAGTAACCACCACCATAGAACTAAAAAATCAAGAAGAATTAATCATGACCTACCAACAGTAGGCCAATACAAAAGCCGAAGGGAATTTTTCCCCTCGGCTTGTATTTTCTTTATCTTCCTCTACAAATTACGGCTACTGAAATTTGTTAAGTAGCATTTCTCCAATTTTATAGACATCTCCAGCCCCCATGGTCAACACCAAATCCCCTGGTTGAATGTTTTCATAAACATAATCAACAATTTCCTCAAAGTCCTCCATATATCTAGCCCCTAGCTTGGGGTCCATCAAGGAAACCAGCTTTTTACTACTAACCTCACAATCCTCTGGCTCCCTAGCGGCATAGATATCGGTAATAATGATGTAATCTGCTGAACCAAAGGCATCGGCAAACTCCTTCAATAAAGCCTTTGTACGACTATAGGTATGGGGTTGAAATATGGCCCATATTTTTTTATGGGGATATTGTTTGGCCGCCTCCAGGGTAGCCTTAATTTCAACAGGATGATGGGCATAATCATCTACAATTTTAGCACCCTTTACATCCCCTAATATATCAAAACGTCGATGGATACCATGATAACGTTTAAGATTTTCAGCAATTTTTCCAGTATCTATTCCCAGTATATGGGAGGTGGCAATAGAAGCTAAGGCATTATAAACATTATGAACACCAGGAATACTCAAATGAAAATCGCCAAAGTCCTCACCCCTATAAGTAACCTTAAACATAGGATGACCTTCCCTATCAAAGATAATATCCTTTGCCATAAAATCCGAAGGAATGTTAATCCCGTAGGTGATGACATTACAATTCCCAACACCATATACCTCCCTTACATTAGAATCATCGTTACAGGCCACCAGAAAGCCCTCCTGGGGGATAAGCTTCACAAAGCTTCTAAAGGCTTCTTTAATATGATCTAAATCCCTATAATAATCCAAATGATCCTCATCAATGTTTAAAATAATTCCAATGAAGGGAAAAAGTTTTAAAAAGCTTTCAACATACTCGCAGGCCTCTGTAATAAAATGCTGGCTCTTACCGATTTTTATATTGCCCCCAATATCATCTAATTCTCCACCCACCAAAATGGTTGGGTCTAGATCAGCATATTCTAGCAAAAGAGATACTAAAGAAGTGGTGGTGGTTTTACCATGACTTCCTGCTACTGCAATAGCCTTTTCATACTTCTTCATAATTTGACCCAGCATTTCTGCCCGGTCCACTTGAGGAATATTTAATTCCTCTGCCCTAACCCGCTCGGGATTAATGCTTTTAATGGCAGCACTATAGACAACCAAGTCGGGATTTTGAATATTTTCTGCTCTATGACCAATAAAAATCTCGGCACCATGACGTTTTAATTTATCCACTATATTGGATTGTTTAATATCTGATCCCGATACACGATAACCATGATTTAAAAGAACCTCTGCAATAGCACTCATACTAATACCACCAATACCAATTAAATGAATATGATGAATTTTATGCTCACTCAAATCAAAAGAAATCACAATCTTCTCTCCTTTACAAAAAGATAGTTCTATTACTATTATTGACATTTTTATACCTTTATATAAAACCTTCTCTACATCTACAAATACTCCCTTTATATTAATACGAAACTATGTTCAATATAATAACATAAAAAAAAGAATAAGCATACTAATTTTAATAGAGCCTAGACCATGATGGGAAAAAATTTGTTGTGCTTTCAAAAAAAAACGAATAAAATAGATAATAAATAAAAAAACATTCAGTTTTGGAGGCGTGAAGTTAATGGAAAAATTAAAAAGGAATGAAAGAATCGCTGCCATAATGAAAATTCTTGGGGATCAGCCTAATAAAATATTCACCTTAAATTATTTCACGGAAATGTTTACTGCTGCAAAGTCCACCATAAGTGAAGATATTGTAGTAGTAAAACAAGCTATGGAAAAAATGAATTTAGGAAAGATTCAAACAATTTCAGGGGCAGCTGGGGGAGTAAAATACATTCCCCTTACTACAAAGGCTCAAAACAGAAAAATCCTACAGGAGACTGTCCAGTACTTATCTAAACCCGAAAGGATTCTTCCTGGAGGATTTTTATATATGGCGGACATTATTTATTCTCCCACCATTATGCATCAACTAGCGGCTGTTTTCGCCAGTCAGTTTGACTATAAAGAGGTGGACTATATTATTACTGTAGAAACCAAAGGAATACCTTTGGCCATGATGGTGGCGAAGGCCATGAACTTACCTCTTGTTATTCTTAGGAGGGATAGCAAGGTAACCGAAGGCTCCACCGTTAGTATCAACTATGTTTCTGGTTCCAGTGGAAAGATTCAAAAAATGTCGTTATCCCGTAGGGCTATTCCGCCTAATTCTAGAGTTATTATCATTGATGATTTTATGAAGGCAGGGGGAACAGCTAGAGGAATGATGGATATGATGAAGGAATTTGACACCCAGGTGGAGGACATTGGCGTATTGATTGCCACTAAGGAGCCTGATACAAAGCTGGTGAAAGATTATATTCCCCTCCTTATTTTAGATGAAGAAAACCTAAAAGAAGGGATTATTCATATACAACCTAATCCGAATCTCATATAAATTTACAAAAAACATAAAAAAATTAAGAAATTTATAAATATTTAAGAAGGAAAACAGGAATTAATGGAGAATAAAGGTAATTAATTGCAATTGTGGTACAATTTAGTATAGACATAAGGGAAGGTGGTGAGTGACAGGTGGAAGTAACAGATGTAAGAATTAGAAAGGTAGCTGCTGAGGGGAAGATGAAGGCTATCGTTTCCGTTACTTTTGATAATGAGTTTGTTGTACATGACATCAAAATTATCGAAGGACAAAATGGATTGTTTATCGCGATGCCTAGCAGAAAGATGGGGGAAGGAGACTTTAGAGATATAGCTCACCCTATCAATTCTGACACAAGATTCAAAATTCAAGATGCTATATTTACAGAATACGAAAAAATCAATGAAGAATGTGAAGTAGAAGAAGTTGAAACCCTAGGACAAGTTAACGAAGCATAGCACCAACAGAAGCCTTGCTATAAAAGGGCTTCTTTTTTTATGGTTGCAGGAAGTTTTAGGGGAAGTTAAATTTGTTAAAAAGGGTTTATTATTTGTTTGAAATATAATAAACTATTATAGGGATACTGCTGGAAAAACAAATTTAAAATTAAAAATGGAAAATGAAAAACTAAAACATTTTTTAAAAGCAATGAATACCGAACTTAAGTTAGTGAATAATGAACAAAAAAAAGCTTTAATGAATAGTGAACAATGAATAATGAATAATGAAGGACAAAATCTTAAAGACTAAAACATAACAAAATTAATCTCTGAAGCTTTCAAAGAATATTTTGTTTTAATCCTATGAAATTTTCTGTAGTTTAAGACAAGGGGACTTTATTAGTATTGAGGATTTTAAAAGTTTTAATTATTCATTATTAATTATTCATTATTAATTCCGCCCAAAGGGCGATAACAGGTGGTGAAAAAATGAAATTACAGGCAATTATACTGGCGGCAGGTGCTGGTACCCGTATGAAGTCAAAGCTTCCAAAGGTACTCCATAGGGTTTGTGGTCAAACAATGCTTCAGCATGTTATAGATACGTGTCGTCAATCTGGCATAGAAGATTCGATTGTAGTTGTAGGCCATGGTGCTGAAGAAGTAAAAAACAGCCTAGACCAAGGTATGAAAACCGTCCTCCAAAGCCAGCAGCTGGGGACAGGTCATGCTGTTATGATGGCCCATGATCTCATTCTGGAGGAGGGCACCGTAGTAGTCCTCAATGGTGATGGACCATTGATTACAGAAGAAACCCTAGGACAGCTATTGGCTTATCATCAAGAAAAGGGTTGTAGTGCAACGGTCTTGACAACAGAATTAGAAAATCCCCATGGCTATGGGCGAATTATGAGAACCACAGCCAATGGTCTCGACAAAATTGTGGAGGAAAAGGATGCCACACTGGAGGAAAAGGCTGTCAAGGAGATTAATTCCGGTCTTTATTGCTTTGATGCAAAAACCCTCAGGGAGGCACTACCTAAGATCAGCAACAATAATAAGCAAAAAGAATACTACTTAACCGATGCTCTTACCATTATGAAGGAAATGGGAAAAGAAGTAGGTGTCTACAAGACCCCCCATTATGAAGATATTATGGCAGTAAACTCTAGGGTGCAATTGGCGGAAGTAGAAGAAATTATGCGGAGAAGAATCGCTAAGAAGCATATGGAGCAGGGTGTCACCATCATTAACCCCAACCATACCTACATTGAAAAAACAGTGGTTATTTCACCAGACACTATTCTTTATCCAGGTGTAATCCTAAGGGGCAATACCATCATAGGAGAGGATTGCAGTATAGGTGCCGATAGTCGGATAGAAAATTCCACCATAGGAAAAGGGACAACCATCCACAACTCTACGATTTTAGACAGCCTGGTGGATGAGCATACCACCATAGGACCCTATGCCTATTTAAGACCTAAAAGTCAGATAGGAAAACACGTAAAAATAGGGGATTTTGTTGAAGTAAAAAATGCCATTATCGGGGACTATTCTAAAGCCTCCCATTTAGCTTATATAGGAGATGCAGAGGTGGGTAGCCATGTGAATATAGGCTGTGGTGTTGTATTTGTCAATTACGATGGCAAGAACAAGCATAAAACCATTGTCAAGGACTATGCTTTTATTGGTAGCAATGCCAACTTAATAGCCCCTGTGACAGTGGAGGAATCTGGATATGTCGCCAGTGGCTCCACCATTACCAAGAAGGTGGAGCAAGGTGCCTTAGCAGTAAGCCGCAGCCGTCAAGAAAACAAAGAAGGCTGGGTAAAACGTAAGGGTTTATTGAAAACAAAGGAGGAGTAAA from Natronincola ferrireducens carries:
- a CDS encoding aminotransferase class I/II-fold pyridoxal phosphate-dependent enzyme, with the protein product MTNFNQNQTPIFTGLREYHKRGIIPFDVPGHKHGKGLKEFTEYVGKTIMEIDVNSMKCLDNICNPIGVIKEAEILAAEAFHADHGYFLVNGTTSGIQTMIMSACRPGEKIILPRNAHKSAISGIILSGTLPIYIQPQINEKLGIAMGITLEDLEKTIARHPDAKAVMVMNPTYYGATSNLKEIVLLARRHGMAVLVDEAHGAHLRFHEAFPISGMEAGADMSAVSTHKTGGSLTQSSLLLLREGMIDSAIVKKNLNLMQTTSASYLLMASIDVARKQLAMEGRAMLEKLLKLSREARRKINEVEGLYAFGKELIGSPGVHHFDESKLGVCVAGLGMTGYEAYDLLRDQYNIQVELGDYHNVLAILSVGDTALQLEALVEALKDIATKYRKEKVVKIKSGVLKNPEVVISPRDAYYSNKKIIKLEDADGEISGEAIMAYPPGIPIIAPGERITQEMIDYIFMLKEEGSLLQGTDDPYINFVRVLGQKF
- a CDS encoding LCP family protein, which translates into the protein MKIFLKIFGVAFVCFVLLFGSIFFAFNTFMRERSPNDNLPPIRDTEGADLEEMEPEIKDELLRAAAESRRINFIVLGLEGVRSDTMMFMSFDPEEKGLDIISIPRDTYYPRVGYDGPGKAKINAAYGDHGAVGVKTVVSDLLLDIPVDYYVTITYKGAESIVNAIGGVPVYIPKPMIYRDDYDKPPLIINIPAGQQVLNGENAVKFLRYRKPTPGSGGLDRDGDLGRIQAQQEFIQAALKKAMSLGNLPGLVTNTFRFVRTDMELQNLLRHATSAIGLNMENVTMNVLPGEARYKGGVSYYFYDPVETRGLLLDMYGVSRESTDIQEKEDE
- a CDS encoding CotH kinase family protein, encoding MKEKWSQYKSIIILGIIITLFISGTVFYEKGTSPVSHSPKGENIVDEGDTIEEDSIEEVTPLYLYMEEDNLEDLYTRDPLDSQRLDGYIKLSQQEGEERRVEVRFRGDSTRYLPKKSFHIRFEEGQDFIFGSNRLNLNASYTDPSLMREKLAMDMFKELGLPAPRAKYIDLYINDIYEGLYIHIERIDENLLKNAGLNPNGTLVRDEFIRNIDKEEIDRSSLFGYNIDSIEEKEDFLKENFDYRNKPDWGALAQLASWIYDTPAGEEFYRGFQEKFYLEEFIDWLAIHFLIGDVDSFGDDYWLYIDHQAPNGRWRLIPWDKDLTFGSTFRPGEYVDNNFFAYEYHMIQHGHRNNDIITKFMTTDELRQKLYDRMEYLMEETFSPNYFKRKTSNLRKAIEDSVGIQPSEEAFRLHSQNHHGDLGDDDYYIENILDFIELRYGYLKTHIKQDKRDRYRAEIQLANYKAGDTLYFTDGRGWTMGKLEVHAIKGGDSILMEVEEIEDILPINRLWKITTNAEKISGQLTLYYRNDIYYFGRENWYHEDSPLGNQWSLVIGRYNKGEIETLESTVNPYSNKVTTTIELKNQEELIMTYQQ
- the murC gene encoding UDP-N-acetylmuramate--L-alanine ligase, with protein sequence MISFDLSEHKIHHIHLIGIGGISMSAIAEVLLNHGYRVSGSDIKQSNIVDKLKRHGAEIFIGHRAENIQNPDLVVYSAAIKSINPERVRAEELNIPQVDRAEMLGQIMKKYEKAIAVAGSHGKTTTTSLVSLLLEYADLDPTILVGGELDDIGGNIKIGKSQHFITEACEYVESFLKLFPFIGIILNIDEDHLDYYRDLDHIKEAFRSFVKLIPQEGFLVACNDDSNVREVYGVGNCNVITYGINIPSDFMAKDIIFDREGHPMFKVTYRGEDFGDFHLSIPGVHNVYNALASIATSHILGIDTGKIAENLKRYHGIHRRFDILGDVKGAKIVDDYAHHPVEIKATLEAAKQYPHKKIWAIFQPHTYSRTKALLKEFADAFGSADYIIITDIYAAREPEDCEVSSKKLVSLMDPKLGARYMEDFEEIVDYVYENIQPGDLVLTMGAGDVYKIGEMLLNKFQ
- the purR gene encoding pur operon repressor, with product MEKLKRNERIAAIMKILGDQPNKIFTLNYFTEMFTAAKSTISEDIVVVKQAMEKMNLGKIQTISGAAGGVKYIPLTTKAQNRKILQETVQYLSKPERILPGGFLYMADIIYSPTIMHQLAAVFASQFDYKEVDYIITVETKGIPLAMMVAKAMNLPLVILRRDSKVTEGSTVSINYVSGSSGKIQKMSLSRRAIPPNSRVIIIDDFMKAGGTARGMMDMMKEFDTQVEDIGVLIATKEPDTKLVKDYIPLLILDEENLKEGIIHIQPNPNLI
- the spoVG gene encoding septation regulator SpoVG; the encoded protein is MEVTDVRIRKVAAEGKMKAIVSVTFDNEFVVHDIKIIEGQNGLFIAMPSRKMGEGDFRDIAHPINSDTRFKIQDAIFTEYEKINEECEVEEVETLGQVNEA
- the glmU gene encoding bifunctional UDP-N-acetylglucosamine diphosphorylase/glucosamine-1-phosphate N-acetyltransferase GlmU codes for the protein MKLQAIILAAGAGTRMKSKLPKVLHRVCGQTMLQHVIDTCRQSGIEDSIVVVGHGAEEVKNSLDQGMKTVLQSQQLGTGHAVMMAHDLILEEGTVVVLNGDGPLITEETLGQLLAYHQEKGCSATVLTTELENPHGYGRIMRTTANGLDKIVEEKDATLEEKAVKEINSGLYCFDAKTLREALPKISNNNKQKEYYLTDALTIMKEMGKEVGVYKTPHYEDIMAVNSRVQLAEVEEIMRRRIAKKHMEQGVTIINPNHTYIEKTVVISPDTILYPGVILRGNTIIGEDCSIGADSRIENSTIGKGTTIHNSTILDSLVDEHTTIGPYAYLRPKSQIGKHVKIGDFVEVKNAIIGDYSKASHLAYIGDAEVGSHVNIGCGVVFVNYDGKNKHKTIVKDYAFIGSNANLIAPVTVEESGYVASGSTITKKVEQGALAVSRSRQENKEGWVKRKGLLKTKEE